Part of the Zingiber officinale cultivar Zhangliang chromosome 6A, Zo_v1.1, whole genome shotgun sequence genome, ggcacattggacgattgtaacttagacttctcttgtctgttgtcaacttgtttcttcctggtcttctacatatgtagatgcaaccatatatatattagatatgtgacatactttaaaggtacacaaaatttagacaacactttatcacatttacctcatCCCGCATGCTAATTAAGTGCACAACAACGCATATTATCCCAATCAAATTAAGCCTATCATCATTGCCAATTGCAAGGATAGCCTCCACAACCATGTTTGCAAAAAACTCCTTCTCACCACCAATTAACTTTGAAGAAAGTGTAGTAGCTGCACATTTAGCTAGCAAGGATTTCTTCTCTTCAAGACTTTTTCCCTCTATGCTTACGGCAAGATCTTTAATTTTGTAGATGGCCTAGAAAAGTTTCCATTCTCCCTAGGTGGGAGACTAGATCTAATTTTCCATGGCCAAGAACTTGGAAAGTTGTATATGCTTCATACCTTAAACTATAAACCATGCACCTGATGCTTCtgcaaaccaaaactaaatctgcttAAAGCATCAACATTATGAGTTGACAAATAAATTTGTAAAGCTTTAGAATTGTCCtctcataatttttttctatATAACAGATTCAAAATTTTACAATCAGCTGAAATATACTAATATAAACCTAAAGCAATAGACAACTATCACATTACAAGGTTTATCATTCATATCACAAAGGAACCTAATAGCACAACCATTAGTCTTTCTAAAGATAATAGAAGGTTCTTTAAGGAGCTTACCTTGGCTACTTTATTGGACGAATCTATACTCCAAAGGAAAAGATTTCCTTCATCAATGCTGATTAGTCTATCATACTTCCCAGATGGCCACCAAAGGACGCTGACAAGCATACCAATAAGGAGTCATTAAAAggtgcttggagcccaagtatcTTCTTTTCTTTTAATATCAGCAAAAACTGGAAAACACAAACATGCCAAAATGAGATTACCACTTGATCTTAAAAGAATGCTTGTCAAGGGAGACTAATTGTTCGAGTTGTGGGGCATTCGACTGTCCATAGAGCTCAGGAATCTTCCAAACAGAAGCCCCATATGCTTCACCTTTAGTTCAATGCAAACTTTATTAGTTTTAACACAGATACGGCTGGAATCATTTCACAGAAAAAGATCAATACCCTAAAAGTATTAGCATAACTGTACTTCATTCAAATAGAAAACAAAAGTGCTCAAAAAATATCATAGGGCAGAGTATGAGTTTTAACTCATTCAGACACAACAAGAATGAGAGAAGTGCTAaacaagataaacaaaataaCAAATATTTCCACAATAAGCTATAGCTCCACGAACAAATTTTCCCCTGAAAGGATTTTTTCATGTAAACCTGTATATACTGTCCCTTTTCTATAATTCACAAAATtaaaaaggattcaaaagttagaTATATGATGCAAGGCAGGCTAAATCTCATGAGTGAATAAACCATACATTTATCATTCCATTTTCGAACAGCTTATGTGGTTAAACAAATTTCCTTTCTTTCCTAGAAAAAAACCAATTACAGAACTACATCGAGACTAAACATAAGGGTCATCTAGCTTAGCTTATTCGCATTCAGAAACACTCACCTACTTACTATTCTACATTTCGGAAGAACACACTGCCACCCATTAATTCAAGACCAAGTTACTACGGCTCCAAGTCATCGTTTACTCACCAGAAGTGAACACTGTAGAGAAAATCCTGGGATCGAATGGGCAAGTCTTGAGATCCCAGATCTCGTTTGGGTGATAGAAGAGACCATCGCATATGAGCTCCGATCCTGACGGTGAAAGTCGGATCAGATGCACCTAATAAACAAAAACACCGAAATCACCCACAAAATCATTAGATCGAGATCGACGAGAGAGATGAACCTCGTTTTCCTCTTTGAGGCTGAGAGTTCCGGCGAGGAAGCTGGTGTGGTCAATGTCGGCCTTAACGTCGGCGATGCATCGGGCCTGGGGAAGGAGTGGAGAGGAAGACGAATTAGTAGAGTTCCAAAGAAGAAAGGAGTTGGAGTGGTTACTTCCGTTGCGACCTGGTACTTGAGGCCGCCGTAGACGATTCCGGTGGAGGCCCCCGGCATTGTGGCGCGAGTAGGGAAGGTGGTTTCCAATCGCTGGAGGAAAGTGGTGGTACGTCGCGACGATATAGGTTTAGGGCTAAGTATGGGTGGATGGCGCAATATAGGTTtagtttggagggaagagtgaagtgttgtaaattttggctaagtatgggtggaaaaattaaattattttattttatcataaacaccgggttttaaaaaccgctgttaaaatcggtgtctattaacgaaaaaaggcgcttatagacatcgcctaaaaaaacgatgtctatgagcgaaaatctgcgctcatagacaccggtttttggaaaaaccggtgtaaaatactcaaagacatcggtttttgcttaaaaccgttgttgttccaccgatgtctatgagagtttttcttgtagtgtggggaattgtttctcaatgaaggacttaggtgaagcagcctgtattctaggcataaagatctataaagatagatctaagagattgtttggcctaactcaaagtacatatattgacaaggtattactacggtttaccatgcaaagttccaagaaaggatttctaccgatgtcacatggtgtgaatcTTTCGAAacctcaaagtccctcttctagataggagagagaccgcatggataagatcccttatgcttcagccataggatctatcatgtacggcATGCTATGTAcacgtcctgatgtttcgtatgctttgagtatgacaagcagataccagtcaaatccaggtgagcgtcactggatagcggtcaagaatattcttatgtacttgaaaaggactaaagaatatttcttgatatatggaggcgatggcgagctagctgtaaagggttacagtgatgccagcttccaaattgACCAGGATGAtcatagatcgcagtctgggttcatcttttgcttgaatggtggtgttgcagagtacccacagaggctaatgtcgctgatcccttgaccaaggctttggcacagagaaagtatgatggtcacactaggtcattgggccttagagcctacactgattggcactagtgctagtgggagattgttagttagagccctaaagccaatcatgtgatgattgttgtatggacttgatgtatcatattcctatatatttataaaggtatttctttatgattattatacttacttgtattggtgccaaataactaagtataatagcgtccttgagtagaaggttcttatctatatcaatctattggttgaatcgataatgagatgatatagagaacactactcttaatcattcctagtcaagtattaacattcagggacaatgttaatacgatgagactagcatgtaggtcaactcgatgacttgatctcacaagccatgaatatagagatatcaagttgacacatgggtatgcattggagaatgtatactgaatggcccgccatgacaaagtatcatggatcattatatgactggcatatactttctcatgtgaccattagtatgactatcagtccttggacctgaagtcaccatggttccctacataaggagttacatactttgacttcgtcaaacgtcacccgtaaatgggtggactatgaAGGCgactattgggtatgtaacaaattatgcgaagggatgtgagtgatgtagatgggatctatccctcctatatgacgggagtgacatcatgattcttgatagagtgagaccactaagtgcatgaccatgcccaaatgagtcaatatgagatattgagctcatttgattagagtgaatctacttggagttcaagacatagattgattagaggataacacggtctatgcctcaattgatcaatctagatgtcaaggatagaaggacattgtcacatattttgagagtcacaattagtagtaacaatggtgatgttggatctcaatattcttgtaacttgggtagtaatgatgtattactagataccgctcattacttatatttctaaatgggtttaatagcattaccaacgttacaagaacctatagggtcacacacaaagggaaattagatggagattaggttcatatgatggaccaagaggattgggttcatgtgatgaaccaaattggattaagagtaatccaaattagactaattgagttggactcaatttcattcatgtgtcgaatgagtctaatttggactatgattcattgagtcaatttaattcaatgaatagagattcattaaattaaatagacttgaatcaaaggttggatttgatcaaccatgggagataaatgggtcaagtttgacttgacttgagagggaagatgaagagtcaagtttgacttgaccaaatgccacctcatggtgacttggcatgggccggccaatgatggtgttccacatcatcaaggctacatcaatgtgtgccaccttatgaggaagaccaagagccatgactcttggtattacatggaggtatataacacacaatgaagtggccggccactttatggTGAATTGAAGAAATTGTGTGCTCATTgaagtcttcttcctcctcctctcttctcttgttctctccctctcctccattgccgagcctcttaagggtgctagcacactctaagtggttctctccaccttttgtccgtgtggatacgtgtagaggagtgtacggtggacactctacgagatccggctacCATTTgtatgagcgggataagcgaagggcatcgctacaagggtaacgcttctttttatgtagatctaaggtagatctagtgtagaaacatgttcataatttttatatatatatcttcgcacggatccgtggctagcttcggggttttcgcaatctAAAAAGCAATTTTTgtggctcgaattgctaacacaCACCATCTTCCTCGCCTTCAAATAAGATCAAATTTGGAGTTGTCTGTGGGAATCTTGCCTGAATCAGAAGcatgaagatggaagaagctaggTGATTCACAATAGTTACATTGTCACAAGAGGACTTGAAGTTACTCGTGGCTGCCAGAGCACAAAAGTTGATGCAACAGCAGCAGGCCGCAGCCGGGTGCTCTTTGCCAAAGACCCGGCTGTATCGGTGACAGCCCTTATGCCAAGTGAGGGATGCGGGTGGAAGGGCTGACTGGGTTCCCACCGATTCCTCCACCGGTCAGCTTCATGCAAACACCTGCACAACCAATCAGTCTTCCGCATGTACCCCCTCCCTATTCGCATATCATTAAGCGTTATTTCGCACGCCCTTCGATGAAGGGGACTGAGAGGAGAGGCTCCAAGGATCATCTTCAAGAAATGTGCTCGCTCAGGATGTTCAAAAGGGAAAAGCTCCGATGACAGTAGCTAACCAGAGTGGATAAGCATGTTGTTATCTCAGGAAATATTGGAAGACAAGCTACCGAGTCATTTTCGCTCCTTAGCTATTGGGAAATATAGAGGAGAGACCGACTCAGAGGACCACCTACTCAAGTTCTAGAATGCAGCCATCCTTCATAAATATACAAATGGTGTCAAGTGTCGAGTGTTCTTGAGCACTTTCTCGGGCTCTACAAAGAGATGGTTCAATCAGCTTCCGGCCGATTCCATTTATTGCTTCAAGGATTTCTATTGGGACACTttggaggagggggggggggggtgaatagcttctcgcgCTCGTCGATAATGATGTTGCAGTGGAAAAACTCAATGCAAAACTCCCCTATGCTAACCatatggatttacttggtatccacctcaagaagaggtgactaatccaaggatccgacccttACTCACACATCCACTATCAAAATACTACTTCTTGGAAACAAtctggaggcagagaagccttgtacaaactcacacacactgaaatacaagaagaaagaaacaagaagCTAATACAAAAAGGAATCTTATAAGAACTGGTGTGTGTTGGTGAGTTTGGTGGAGAAGAAAACTTGTGAGCGATATAGAGAATAGTCCACACGAACGCCTTTTATCTGGCTAATAACGGCTAGTTTTTCAAGCTTAATCAACTACCCTAATTGATTAAGTCTTCCTAATCGATTACGGTAATTGATTAGAAATCTTTCTGTTCACACGAGAATAAGCTGTAAGCGATTAAGCTTCCCTGCTTAATCACTTACCAAATTCTCTATGCATTCGTGAAATCCAAGC contains:
- the LOC121993876 gene encoding WD repeat-containing protein DWA2-like; its protein translation is MPGASTGIVYGGLKYQARCIADVKADIDHTSFLAGTLSLKEENEVHLIRLSPSGSELICDGLFYHPNEIWDLKTCPFDPRIFSTVFTSGEAYGASVWKIPELYGQSNAPQLEQLVSLDKHSFKIKCVLWWPSGKYDRLISIDEGNLFLWSIDSSNKVAKVYISIFQLIVKF